In the Clostridium sporogenes genome, one interval contains:
- a CDS encoding sigma 54-interacting transcriptional regulator: MKLEIITEDRLGMVLDILNILYKENMDIKSLEVFPKKIYIKINKKISYNKNMLINEIKNIKGVVKVKRIDILPYEKNEKKLFTIIDFLEEGVIFVNEKCQVEVFNKYCENLFDILKENAIGKHIKEILIQNQLILDALKKGKDYDNLQFFINNKDRKGMYISTARAIKDDKNKIIGFVILIKDLKETIEIVNSIKYEENEAFRGIIGKSSCIENLKEICKSVAKTNSTVLICGESGTGKELFAKAIYKLSLRNNKNFITVNCAGLQDNLIESELFGYEAGSFTGAKSNGKEGFFKLADKGTIFLDEIGELPLNIQCKFLRVLQEGTIRKIGSTKEEKIDVRIIAATNRNLKEMVSKGKFREDLYYRLNVVPIEIPPLRERKEDIQLLVDSFVKTLNESLNKNIRYIDKKFIDKLLNYDFPGNIRELQNIIERAMNLCLDNILSDKNFSINGNITLNNDKNNDSGALPLQDIVEQAEKCAIQRAMDEYKSLRKVGKVLGVSHTTIMNKIKKYGIVCK, encoded by the coding sequence ATGAAATTAGAGATAATAACAGAAGATCGTTTAGGCATGGTGCTAGATATTTTAAATATTTTATATAAGGAAAATATGGATATAAAATCTCTAGAAGTATTTCCTAAAAAGATATATATAAAAATAAATAAAAAGATTTCTTATAATAAAAACATGCTGATTAATGAAATAAAAAATATAAAAGGAGTAGTAAAAGTAAAAAGGATAGATATACTTCCTTATGAAAAGAATGAAAAAAAATTATTTACCATAATTGATTTTTTAGAGGAGGGTGTAATATTTGTCAATGAAAAATGCCAAGTAGAAGTTTTTAATAAGTATTGTGAAAATCTATTTGATATTTTAAAAGAAAATGCAATTGGAAAGCACATAAAAGAAATCTTGATACAAAATCAACTCATACTAGATGCTTTAAAAAAAGGAAAAGATTATGATAATTTGCAATTCTTTATTAATAATAAAGATAGAAAAGGAATGTATATATCCACAGCCAGAGCTATTAAAGATGATAAGAATAAAATAATAGGATTTGTTATATTAATAAAAGATTTAAAAGAAACTATTGAAATAGTAAATTCTATTAAATATGAAGAAAATGAAGCATTTAGAGGGATAATAGGAAAAAGTAGTTGTATTGAAAACTTAAAAGAAATATGTAAATCAGTTGCTAAAACAAATTCAACCGTATTAATTTGTGGAGAATCTGGAACAGGAAAAGAACTTTTTGCAAAGGCTATTTATAAATTAAGTTTAAGGAATAATAAAAATTTTATTACTGTAAATTGTGCCGGTTTACAGGATAATTTAATAGAAAGTGAACTTTTTGGTTATGAAGCAGGAAGTTTTACCGGAGCTAAATCTAATGGCAAAGAAGGTTTCTTTAAGTTAGCGGATAAGGGTACTATATTTTTAGATGAAATTGGAGAACTTCCTCTTAATATTCAGTGTAAATTTTTAAGAGTATTACAAGAAGGAACTATAAGAAAAATAGGAAGTACAAAGGAAGAAAAAATAGATGTGAGAATAATTGCTGCTACTAATAGAAATTTAAAAGAAATGGTTTCAAAAGGGAAATTTAGAGAAGACCTATACTATAGGCTAAATGTAGTACCTATAGAAATACCTCCATTAAGAGAAAGAAAAGAGGATATACAATTATTAGTAGATAGTTTTGTGAAAACTTTAAATGAAAGTTTAAATAAAAATATAAGATATATAGATAAGAAATTTATAGATAAATTATTAAACTATGATTTCCCAGGTAATATTAGGGAACTTCAAAATATAATTGAAAGGGCTATGAATTTGTGTCTAGATAATATATTAAGTGATAAAAATTTTAGTATAAATGGTAATATTACATTAAACAATGATAAAAATAATGATAGTGGTGCATTACCTTTACAAGATATAGTAGAGCAGGCAGAAAAATGTGCCATACAGAGGGCAATGGATGAATATAAAAGTTTAAGAAAAGTAGGCAAAGTATTAGGGGTTTCACATACTACTATAATGAATAAAATAAAAAAGTATGGAATTGTCTGTAAATAA
- a CDS encoding AarF/ABC1/UbiB kinase family protein gives MYLNSVQRFKEIIKILAFYGFGHIVDSKFNEVKAPENLRKAFEELGPTFIKIGQILSTRPDILSEAYINELSKLQDSVPENDFNDINKIFFEEFNISIEDAFLNFDKKPLASASISQVYSARLHNNEEVIVKIQRPEIKEKMNMDLNILKRIFTIGKIKTFDTLIDPKEAIDELINATNLELDFNNEKENIKKFKYLNKNIKCIYIPKTIDKYCSNKIITMEKINGFKITDTKSLDKLNYNKKDVAHKLAISILKQIFEDGFFHGDPHPGNIFIFKNKICYIDFGIMGTLTPDLRNYLNEAMIAIALKDVDKLISVILSIGIKKGHINKNNLFDDINYLFDIYLSTPLKNIKMSTMLQELFQCARNNNVSLPKELTMLIRSLIIIEGILEKIDPNIQILDIAIPYVKNNDKVNLFKNIDFDELILNSYRTAEDLSKIPTKTVQLLNSILNGRSKIQLNVNNLDRSINELNRMINRIVFALIISSMIIGSSFILNSNIGPKFYDISIIGILGYLIAAFMGFWLLISIIKSGKL, from the coding sequence ATGTACTTAAATTCTGTGCAAAGATTTAAAGAAATAATAAAAATATTAGCATTCTATGGTTTTGGTCATATTGTAGATTCAAAGTTTAACGAAGTTAAAGCTCCAGAAAACTTAAGAAAAGCTTTTGAAGAATTGGGACCTACCTTTATAAAAATAGGTCAAATATTGAGCACAAGACCTGATATATTATCAGAAGCTTATATAAACGAATTATCAAAACTTCAAGATAGTGTACCTGAAAATGATTTTAATGATATAAATAAAATATTTTTTGAAGAATTTAATATATCTATAGAAGATGCTTTTTTAAATTTTGATAAAAAGCCTTTAGCTTCTGCTTCTATATCCCAAGTTTATTCTGCTAGACTTCATAATAATGAAGAAGTTATAGTAAAAATTCAAAGACCAGAAATAAAAGAAAAAATGAATATGGATTTAAATATATTAAAAAGAATATTTACCATTGGAAAAATTAAAACTTTTGATACATTAATAGATCCTAAAGAGGCTATAGATGAATTAATAAATGCAACTAATCTGGAATTAGATTTTAATAATGAAAAAGAAAATATAAAAAAATTTAAATACTTAAATAAAAATATAAAATGTATTTATATTCCTAAAACTATAGATAAATACTGTAGTAACAAAATAATTACTATGGAAAAAATTAATGGTTTTAAAATAACTGACACAAAATCTTTAGATAAATTAAATTATAATAAAAAAGATGTAGCTCATAAATTAGCCATATCTATATTAAAACAAATTTTTGAAGATGGATTTTTTCATGGGGATCCTCATCCTGGTAATATTTTTATATTTAAAAATAAAATATGCTATATAGATTTTGGTATAATGGGTACTCTCACACCTGACTTAAGAAATTATTTAAATGAAGCCATGATAGCTATAGCACTTAAAGATGTAGATAAACTTATATCTGTAATACTCTCTATAGGAATAAAAAAAGGTCATATAAATAAAAATAACTTATTTGATGATATAAATTATTTATTTGATATTTACCTTTCTACTCCTTTAAAAAATATAAAAATGTCAACTATGCTTCAAGAATTATTTCAATGCGCTCGCAATAATAACGTTAGTTTACCTAAAGAATTAACTATGCTCATAAGAAGCCTAATTATAATAGAAGGCATATTGGAAAAAATAGATCCTAATATTCAAATATTAGATATTGCAATTCCTTATGTAAAAAATAACGATAAAGTTAATCTGTTTAAAAATATCGATTTTGACGAATTAATATTAAATAGTTATAGAACTGCAGAAGATTTATCAAAAATTCCTACTAAAACTGTTCAACTACTGAATAGTATTTTAAATGGTAGATCAAAGATTCAACTTAATGTTAATAATTTAGATAGATCAATTAATGAGCTAAATAGAATGATAAATAGAATAGTTTTTGCTTTAATAATATCTTCAATGATAATTGGTTCTTCTTTTATACTTAATTCCAATATTGGTCCTAAATTTTATGATATATCCATAATAGGAATATTAGGATATCTTATTGCAGCTTTTATGGGCTTTTGGCTTCTTATATCTATAATAAAGTCTGGTAAATTATAA
- a CDS encoding phosphatidylserine decarboxylase — translation MIKYYNRRTNNYDIEKIAGEKYLNWTYSSPIGMNLLEIFIKKKFFSKIYGFYCDRKLSSKKINKFINDFQIDMSLSENQSNNFKCFNDFFTRKLKKEARPIKTDKNILISPGDGKILAYENLNLNSVTEVKGINYSFYELINNNSLAKEYDNGTCLVLRLCPTDYHRFHFIDNGTCKNTIKLDGFYYSVNPIALSKIPSLFCKNKREYSIFHSENFGDVIFMEVGATCVGSIIQTYKPNTKILKGDEKGYFKFGGSTVILFFKANTIKIDDDILNQSKLGYETSVIMGEPIGNKK, via the coding sequence ATGATAAAATATTATAATAGAAGAACTAACAATTATGATATAGAAAAAATTGCTGGTGAAAAATATTTAAATTGGACTTATTCTTCACCTATAGGTATGAATCTTTTAGAAATATTTATAAAAAAGAAATTTTTTTCGAAAATATATGGATTTTATTGTGATAGAAAGTTAAGTAGTAAAAAAATAAATAAATTTATTAATGATTTTCAGATTGATATGTCTTTAAGTGAAAATCAATCAAATAATTTTAAATGTTTTAATGATTTTTTTACTAGAAAATTAAAAAAAGAAGCTAGACCCATAAAAACTGATAAAAATATTTTAATATCACCAGGTGATGGTAAAATACTTGCATATGAAAATTTAAATCTAAATTCAGTAACTGAAGTAAAGGGAATCAATTATAGTTTTTATGAATTAATAAATAATAATTCATTAGCTAAAGAATATGACAATGGAACTTGCTTAGTTTTAAGATTATGTCCCACAGACTATCATAGATTTCATTTTATAGATAATGGTACCTGTAAAAATACTATAAAGCTAGATGGTTTTTACTATTCAGTAAATCCAATTGCATTATCTAAAATCCCTAGTTTATTTTGCAAAAACAAAAGAGAGTATTCTATTTTTCATAGTGAAAATTTTGGTGATGTAATATTTATGGAAGTTGGAGCAACCTGTGTAGGTTCTATAATACAGACTTATAAACCTAATACTAAAATTTTGAAAGGTGATGAAAAAGGGTATTTTAAATTTGGAGGATCTACAGTAATTTTATTCTTTAAAGCAAATACTATAAAAATTGATGATGATATATTAAATCAAAGTAAATTAGGATATGAAACATCTGTCATAATGGGTGAGCCTATTGGGAACAAAAAATAA
- the serS gene encoding serine--tRNA ligase, with translation MLDLKRIRNNSNEIKKALSNRGEKFDINIIDEVLKLDEERRNILSKVEVLKNKKNQVSPKIPKLKKEGKDVSNIVDEMKNLSDEIKGFDANLSQIDEKIQYIMLRIPNIPNPQVPDGETDEDNVEIRKWSEPTKFNFEPKAHWDVGTNLNILDFERAGKVTGSRFTFYKGLGARLERSLISYFLDTHTEKHGYTEILPPYMVNRLSMTGTGQLPKFEEDAFKIADDDYFLIPTAEVPVTNLYRDEILKGDELPLKHVAYSACFRSESGSAGRDTRGLVRQHQFNKVELVKFTKPEQSYEELEKLINDAETVLKELCIPYRVVRICKGDLGFTAALKYDLEVWMPSYNRYVEISSCSNFEDFQARRANIRYKEDSKSKPQYVHTLNGSGVAIGRTVAAILENYQNEDGSVTIPEVLRDYMGEREIIK, from the coding sequence ATGTTAGATTTAAAAAGAATAAGAAATAATTCAAATGAAATAAAAAAGGCATTAAGTAATAGGGGAGAAAAGTTTGATATAAATATAATTGACGAGGTTTTAAAATTAGATGAAGAAAGAAGAAATATTTTAAGTAAGGTTGAGGTTTTAAAAAACAAGAAAAATCAAGTTTCTCCTAAAATTCCTAAACTAAAAAAAGAAGGAAAAGATGTTTCTAATATAGTAGATGAAATGAAAAATTTATCTGATGAAATCAAAGGTTTTGATGCTAATTTATCTCAAATAGATGAAAAAATACAATATATAATGCTTAGAATACCCAATATACCAAATCCACAAGTACCAGATGGAGAAACAGATGAAGATAATGTAGAGATAAGAAAATGGTCAGAACCAACAAAGTTCAATTTTGAACCTAAAGCTCATTGGGATGTAGGAACAAATTTAAATATACTTGATTTCGAAAGAGCTGGAAAAGTAACAGGATCAAGATTTACTTTTTATAAAGGATTAGGAGCTAGATTAGAAAGATCACTAATATCTTATTTTCTAGATACACATACAGAAAAACATGGTTATACCGAAATATTACCACCTTATATGGTAAATAGATTAAGTATGACAGGAACAGGACAACTGCCTAAATTTGAGGAAGATGCTTTTAAAATTGCAGATGATGATTACTTTTTAATACCAACTGCAGAGGTTCCTGTAACTAATTTATATAGAGATGAAATATTAAAAGGCGATGAATTACCATTAAAACATGTGGCTTATAGTGCTTGTTTTAGATCAGAATCAGGCTCAGCAGGTAGGGATACAAGAGGTCTTGTTAGACAACATCAATTTAATAAAGTTGAGTTAGTTAAATTTACAAAGCCAGAACAGTCTTATGAGGAATTAGAAAAATTAATTAATGATGCTGAAACAGTATTAAAAGAACTATGTATCCCTTATAGAGTAGTTAGAATATGTAAAGGTGATTTAGGATTTACAGCTGCATTAAAATATGATTTAGAAGTTTGGATGCCAAGTTATAATAGATATGTTGAAATATCAAGTTGTAGTAATTTTGAAGATTTCCAAGCAAGACGTGCTAATATAAGATATAAAGAAGATTCAAAATCCAAACCACAATATGTGCATACATTAAATGGATCAGGTGTTGCTATTGGAAGAACTGTTGCAGCTATACTTGAAAATTACCAAAATGAAGATGGATCAGTTACAATACCAGAAGTATTAAGAGATTATATGGGTGAAAGAGAAATTATAAAATAA
- a CDS encoding DUF1667 domain-containing protein, whose protein sequence is MIREFICNGCNKKCIISLYNNNHNTIKGNQCNLGMDYAKNYANSSKDIFTTLVRIKGSKYNVLPVKSSEPIEKSLWVECSKALSRLYVGYPIEIGDVICKNILNTGVDIIASKNINE, encoded by the coding sequence GTGATTAGAGAATTTATTTGTAATGGATGCAATAAAAAATGTATAATATCACTTTATAATAATAATCATAATACTATAAAAGGTAACCAATGTAATTTAGGAATGGATTATGCTAAAAATTATGCTAATAGTAGTAAAGACATTTTTACTACATTAGTTAGAATAAAGGGGTCTAAATACAATGTATTACCAGTAAAAAGTAGTGAACCTATAGAAAAATCTCTTTGGGTAGAGTGCTCTAAAGCCTTAAGTAGATTATATGTAGGTTATCCTATTGAAATTGGAGATGTAATTTGTAAAAATATTTTAAACACTGGAGTAGATATAATAGCAAGTAAAAATATTAATGAGTAA
- a CDS encoding FAD-dependent oxidoreductase, whose protein sequence is MDYDVMILGGGIIGCALAYELSKYSLNIALIEKDYDIADDVAFINSSVVYDGVECEDNLAANLELNGNNLMEEIAKKFKIPFKRTGSLIIAQNDDEVSNIENMHNKALQRGIKNIKILTKAEVEKIEPNLNIDFKKALYSKNTASIAPFDLAISYGEIAFDNGVNFKLEEEVLEIQKLSKGYKIITNKNKFNCNIVINTTPDENFGIYSDTKRNYKKSNLNYLLIEKNSIKEFNNIVIKLGNNEDIKKVLAVPTVQGNMVLAVDAYEKINYKDILDVSLSILDEINEMDINNFYQFPYYDDSIVIDDSLIDKGYIKVIVNHYGQVTMTPYIAKIVTETIVSNIKCVLKKEFIDKRRDYYKFSELSLEERNKIIKMDKRYGKIICACNKVTEGEIIDAIRRPLGARTLEGVKRRTGAAFGSCQGTYCLNKVASILARETNKFMTDIVKDSKNSKITPCRIKEFNTI, encoded by the coding sequence ATGGATTATGATGTGATGATATTAGGTGGGGGAATAATTGGATGTGCATTAGCTTATGAATTGTCAAAATATAGTTTGAATATAGCCTTAATAGAAAAGGATTATGATATAGCAGATGATGTAGCATTTATAAATTCATCTGTAGTTTATGATGGAGTAGAATGTGAAGATAATTTAGCAGCTAATTTAGAGCTAAATGGCAATAATTTAATGGAGGAAATAGCTAAAAAATTTAAAATTCCATTTAAAAGGACAGGGTCATTAATAATAGCTCAAAATGATGATGAAGTATCTAATATAGAAAATATGCATAATAAAGCTTTACAAAGAGGAATAAAGAATATAAAAATATTAACTAAAGCTGAAGTAGAAAAAATAGAACCAAATTTAAATATAGATTTTAAAAAGGCATTATATTCTAAAAATACAGCATCTATAGCACCTTTTGATTTAGCTATATCCTATGGAGAAATTGCTTTTGATAATGGAGTAAATTTTAAACTAGAGGAAGAAGTTTTAGAAATACAAAAATTGTCTAAGGGATATAAAATTATAACCAATAAAAATAAATTTAACTGTAATATAGTTATAAATACAACTCCGGATGAGAATTTTGGTATATATTCAGATACTAAAAGAAATTATAAAAAAAGTAATTTGAATTATTTGTTAATAGAAAAAAATTCAATTAAAGAATTTAATAACATAGTGATAAAGTTAGGTAACAATGAAGATATAAAAAAAGTTTTAGCAGTACCAACAGTTCAAGGTAATATGGTTTTAGCTGTAGATGCATATGAAAAGATAAATTATAAGGATATATTGGATGTTTCTCTTTCTATATTAGATGAAATAAATGAGATGGATATAAATAACTTTTATCAATTTCCGTATTACGATGATAGTATAGTCATAGATGATAGTTTAATAGACAAGGGATATATAAAAGTTATAGTGAATCATTATGGACAAGTAACAATGACGCCTTATATAGCAAAGATTGTTACAGAGACTATAGTTAGCAATATAAAATGTGTGTTAAAGAAAGAATTTATAGACAAAAGAAGAGACTATTATAAATTTAGTGAATTATCTTTAGAAGAAAGAAATAAAATTATAAAGATGGATAAAAGATATGGAAAGATAATATGTGCTTGTAATAAGGTGACGGAAGGAGAAATTATAGATGCTATAAGAAGGCCTTTAGGTGCAAGAACATTAGAGGGCGTAAAAAGAAGAACAGGGGCTGCTTTTGGTAGTTGTCAAGGAACTTATTGTTTAAATAAAGTTGCATCAATATTAGCTAGAGAAACAAATAAATTTATGACAGATATAGTTAAGGATTCAAAGAATTCAAAAATTACACCCTGTAGAATTAAAGAATTTAATACAATTTAA
- a CDS encoding L,D-transpeptidase → MKFKKIVYIVIFTLIILFIPCFMHTKKEVSTTNKLENKTKKEINKSEVDRNEIAVFSSNTCFKKTYYINKNKVPVYKNFDYNSEVLYYLYEDDIVVSYKEQNGYIFCEEGNLGRKGWIKKNKENLKGILHKNTEYKIDVDLIDQNIKVYKNDQIIKNIKCSTGIIGKQDTETPLGIFYITNRGKYFYSNKYNQGGRHYIKFFANYLIHSIPVDKNGNIIEEEKDKLGFPASHGCIRVPMEDSKWLYKNIPDKSLIIIHY, encoded by the coding sequence TTGAAATTTAAAAAGATTGTATATATTGTTATATTTACTTTAATAATATTATTCATACCTTGTTTTATGCATACAAAAAAGGAAGTAAGTACAACCAATAAGTTAGAGAATAAAACTAAAAAAGAAATAAATAAAAGCGAAGTAGACAGAAATGAAATAGCAGTATTTTCTTCTAATACTTGTTTTAAAAAAACTTATTATATAAATAAAAATAAAGTTCCAGTGTATAAAAATTTTGATTATAATAGTGAAGTATTATATTATTTATATGAAGATGATATAGTGGTTAGTTATAAAGAACAAAATGGATATATATTTTGCGAAGAAGGGAATTTAGGAAGAAAAGGTTGGATTAAAAAAAATAAAGAAAATCTTAAAGGAATTTTACATAAAAATACTGAATATAAAATAGATGTAGACTTAATAGATCAGAATATTAAGGTATACAAAAATGATCAAATAATAAAGAATATTAAATGTTCAACAGGGATTATAGGGAAACAAGATACAGAAACTCCATTAGGTATTTTTTATATTACAAATAGGGGAAAATATTTTTATAGCAATAAATATAATCAAGGTGGTAGACATTACATTAAATTTTTTGCAAATTATTTAATTCATTCTATACCTGTAGATAAAAATGGTAATATAATAGAAGAAGAAAAAGATAAATTAGGATTTCCAGCATCTCATGGGTGTATAAGAGTACCTATGGAGGATTCAAAATGGTTATATAAAAATATACCTGATAAATCTTTAATAATTATACATTATTAA
- a CDS encoding UPF0182 family protein has translation MKNKKALFIPLLIMILLIAFFNKIINFIINVNWFKEVNYLPIYFTRIKSIIILMIPIFIIFFISIWIYYKSLMLNKNRREVNVDLNKKGYGKKLFFIFNFIVSIFLAYIFSSSYWYRILQFNNSIDFNVRDPIFSKDISFYVFKLPLFESLYKVIIALLLFLVITTFITYFILEAKYKIESRKDINLKNINYGIKSFAGKQLAIVSGLIILFISFGHLMKIWNLVYSNNGVAFGASYTDIHATLLFYKIIVVVTLISSIVTFLSILKGKFKPVSICICITIFLLVSQNVASFLVQNFIVKSNEKTLEQPYIKNNIDLTRKAFALDDIEIRDFDIKNDLQKQDIVDNKASIDNVRINSFKPTLEFYNQVQIIRYYYTFNDVDIDRYNIDGKYNQVFLAAREIDTEALNPNTWQNRHLIYTHGFGAVMNKVNSVTSEGQPDFVIKDIPPYNKTNIKLTNPRIYFGEKTNDYVIVNTKINEFDYPKEDSNKTNKYNGHAGIKMNFLNKVLFAINKKDINFLLSKDIKKDSKIIINRNIVERVKKIAPFLTYDSDPYMVIYNGKIYWIIDAYTTTNRYPYSEPYDNINYIRNSAKVVVDSVDGDVNFYITDKKDPIINSYAKIFKGIFKGEKDAPKEIREHFRYPRDLFNIQSKVLGRYHVKDPGVFYNGEDLWEVSKDQKQVEGETNTNDAPYIIMKLPEQNKEEMVLLNYFNVMKKDNMIALFGVRMDGDQYGKKILYKLPSDKTIYSPYLFKQKINQDTNISKELSLWNKEGSQVQYGDTIILPIKNSLLYIEPLYLRASGKSSIPEMKRVILSYNDKLVLSSNIQDGIKEIFDSKDNKINDKNEKSVTKTIDDSKLKKAKEYYDEAIKAQKNGDWTKYGENINKLGNLLNDIK, from the coding sequence ATGAAAAATAAAAAGGCATTGTTTATACCGTTACTCATAATGATTTTACTCATAGCATTCTTTAATAAAATAATAAATTTTATAATTAATGTAAACTGGTTCAAAGAAGTAAATTACTTACCAATATATTTCACTAGAATAAAATCTATAATTATTTTAATGATTCCCATATTTATAATATTTTTTATATCTATATGGATATATTATAAAAGCCTTATGCTAAACAAAAATAGAAGAGAAGTAAATGTAGATTTAAATAAAAAAGGTTATGGGAAAAAATTATTTTTTATTTTTAATTTTATAGTATCTATATTTTTAGCTTATATATTTTCAAGTAGCTATTGGTATAGGATATTACAATTTAATAATTCCATAGATTTTAATGTGAGGGATCCTATATTTTCCAAAGATATTTCTTTTTATGTATTTAAATTACCACTTTTTGAATCTTTATATAAAGTTATAATTGCATTATTATTATTTTTAGTTATAACAACATTTATAACTTATTTTATTTTAGAGGCTAAGTATAAAATTGAAAGTAGAAAGGATATAAATTTAAAAAATATAAATTATGGTATAAAATCTTTTGCAGGAAAACAATTAGCCATTGTATCTGGGCTTATAATTTTATTTATATCTTTTGGACATTTAATGAAAATATGGAATTTAGTTTATAGCAATAATGGAGTAGCTTTTGGTGCTAGTTACACTGATATTCATGCTACTTTATTATTTTATAAAATAATAGTAGTAGTTACACTAATTTCATCTATAGTTACATTCTTAAGTATATTAAAGGGAAAATTTAAACCAGTAAGTATATGTATATGTATAACTATATTTTTATTAGTATCACAAAATGTAGCATCCTTTTTAGTACAAAACTTTATAGTTAAATCTAATGAAAAAACTTTAGAACAACCATATATAAAAAATAATATAGATTTAACAAGAAAAGCTTTTGCATTAGATGATATTGAAATAAGAGATTTTGATATTAAGAACGATTTACAAAAGCAAGATATTGTAGATAATAAAGCAAGTATAGACAATGTAAGAATAAATTCTTTTAAACCCACGTTAGAATTTTATAATCAAGTTCAAATAATAAGATATTACTATACTTTTAATGATGTAGATATTGATAGATACAATATAGATGGAAAATATAATCAAGTATTTTTGGCTGCAAGAGAAATAGATACAGAGGCTTTAAATCCAAACACATGGCAAAATAGACATTTAATATATACACATGGCTTTGGAGCTGTTATGAACAAAGTAAATTCTGTAACCAGTGAAGGTCAACCTGATTTTGTTATAAAAGATATACCACCTTATAATAAGACGAATATAAAATTGACTAATCCTAGGATATATTTCGGGGAAAAAACTAATGATTATGTTATAGTAAATACTAAAATAAATGAATTTGATTATCCTAAAGAAGATTCTAACAAAACTAACAAATATAATGGACATGCAGGAATAAAAATGAATTTTCTTAATAAAGTATTATTTGCTATAAATAAAAAGGATATTAATTTTCTTTTATCAAAGGATATTAAAAAAGATAGCAAAATAATAATAAATAGAAATATTGTAGAAAGAGTAAAAAAAATAGCACCTTTTTTAACTTACGATAGTGACCCTTATATGGTTATATATAATGGTAAAATATATTGGATAATAGATGCTTATACTACAACAAATAGATACCCCTATTCAGAACCTTACGATAATATAAACTATATAAGGAATTCAGCTAAAGTAGTAGTAGATTCTGTAGATGGAGATGTAAACTTTTATATAACAGATAAAAAAGATCCTATAATTAATAGCTATGCTAAAATATTTAAAGGAATATTTAAAGGAGAAAAAGATGCACCTAAAGAAATAAGGGAGCATTTTAGATATCCAAGAGATCTATTTAATATCCAAAGCAAAGTATTGGGAAGATATCACGTAAAAGATCCTGGTGTATTTTATAATGGTGAAGATTTATGGGAAGTATCTAAGGATCAAAAACAAGTTGAAGGAGAAACTAATACAAATGATGCTCCTTATATAATTATGAAATTACCAGAACAGAATAAGGAAGAAATGGTACTTCTAAATTATTTTAATGTAATGAAGAAGGATAATATGATAGCATTATTTGGAGTAAGAATGGATGGAGATCAATATGGTAAAAAAATATTATATAAACTTCCATCAGATAAAACAATATATAGTCCATATTTATTTAAGCAAAAAATAAATCAAGATACTAATATATCTAAAGAATTATCATTGTGGAATAAAGAAGGTTCACAGGTACAATATGGCGATACTATAATATTACCTATAAAAAATTCTCTTCTTTATATAGAACCACTATATTTAAGAGCTAGTGGAAAAAGTAGTATACCAGAAATGAAAAGAGTAATATTATCTTATAATGATAAATTAGTTCTATCATCTAATATTCAAGATGGCATAAAAGAAATATTTGATTCTAAAGATAATAAAATAAATGATAAGAATGAAAAAAGTGTTACAAAGACTATAGATGATTCAAAACTAAAAAAAGCTAAGGAATACTATGATGAAGCTATAAAAGCTCAAAAAAATGGAGATTGGACTAAATATGGAGAAAATATAAATAAATTAGGTAATCTATTAAATGATATAAAATAA